In a genomic window of Pontibacter liquoris:
- the murI gene encoding glutamate racemase — protein MVQDLTYRPIGIFDSGIGGLTVAKAIMHVLPHERIIYFGDTAHLPYGDKSTAAIQAYAVKICDLLIRQQCKVILIACNSASAAAYELVKEYVGSKAKVLNVIDPTVSYISQTYPGKTIGLIGTKQTINSNVYKKKVDELDKEITLKSLATPLLADMIEEGFYNDSISESVIHAYLSNPELQHIQALILGCTHYPLIKKQIEKYYKGNVDVLDASQIVAQNVKAFLEEHHLASDKLVGDHKFYVSDFTRSFEESTRIFFKRQVHLEHYPLWE, from the coding sequence ATGGTACAAGATTTAACATACCGGCCGATAGGCATTTTTGATAGCGGGATCGGGGGGCTTACCGTAGCCAAAGCGATCATGCATGTGCTGCCACATGAGCGCATCATTTACTTTGGCGACACAGCCCACCTGCCGTATGGCGATAAGTCGACAGCGGCTATACAGGCATACGCAGTTAAAATATGCGACCTGTTGATCCGGCAGCAGTGTAAGGTGATCCTGATTGCCTGTAACTCGGCCTCGGCGGCAGCTTATGAACTGGTGAAGGAGTATGTGGGCAGCAAGGCAAAGGTGCTCAACGTGATCGACCCCACGGTAAGTTACATCAGCCAAACTTATCCGGGGAAAACGATCGGGCTTATCGGCACCAAGCAGACGATCAACTCCAATGTATACAAAAAGAAGGTAGACGAGCTGGACAAAGAGATTACCCTGAAGTCGCTGGCGACACCGCTTCTGGCTGACATGATCGAAGAAGGCTTTTATAACGACTCTATTTCAGAGAGCGTCATCCATGCTTACCTCTCCAACCCTGAGCTTCAGCACATACAGGCGCTTATACTTGGCTGCACCCATTACCCACTTATTAAAAAGCAGATCGAAAAATACTACAAGGGGAATGTGGATGTGCTGGACGCCAGCCAGATTGTAGCCCAAAATGTAAAGGCCTTTCTGGAAGAACATCATTTGGCATCGGACAAACTGGTGGGCGATCACAAATTTTACGTTTCGGACTTTACCCGTTCCTTCGAGGAAAGTACCCGCATCTTCTTTAAACGCCAGGTGCACCTGGAGCATTACCCCTTGTGGGAGTAG
- a CDS encoding SPW repeat protein — MRFIPTRFHGIVDYVVGLVFVLAPWLFNFSDNTTATWTIVIAGVITLAQSVFTNYELGLIKKIPMQSHLMIDFGLGVVLALTPWMFNFADDVYIPHLVGGVFSILASLTTHRVPSTSYTKAHPEHRNMP; from the coding sequence ATGCGATTTATCCCAACCCGTTTTCATGGCATAGTAGACTATGTCGTTGGCCTTGTGTTTGTGCTGGCGCCATGGCTATTTAACTTTTCAGATAATACTACGGCCACCTGGACGATTGTGATAGCAGGCGTTATAACACTGGCGCAATCTGTGTTTACTAATTACGAGCTGGGTCTGATCAAAAAGATCCCGATGCAGTCGCACCTGATGATTGATTTTGGCCTTGGCGTAGTCCTGGCGCTCACCCCGTGGATGTTTAACTTTGCAGATGACGTCTATATACCGCACCTGGTAGGAGGTGTTTTCTCGATACTTGCTTCGCTTACAACACACCGCGTACCAAGTACTTCGTACACCAAAGCCCATCCCGAACACCGCAACATGCCGTAA
- a CDS encoding NuoI/complex I 23 kDa subunit family protein: MEQKAIKHTSGFWFAIKSLLSGLALTWRHFRKARNRRTPEYVTDDNYFKQPDGLVTLTYPYEALPVPDNGRYRLHNEIDDCIVCDLCAKICPVNCITIESVKATEEIGTTSDGTKKRLYAPVFDIDLAQCCYCGLCTTVCPTDCLTMTPVYDFAEVDIKNMVYHFTDLTPEQAEEKKQLLARQQEEMAAAKAVALAARKQG; the protein is encoded by the coding sequence ATGGAGCAAAAAGCCATAAAACATACATCCGGATTCTGGTTTGCAATCAAGTCGCTGCTGAGCGGGCTTGCTCTGACGTGGCGCCATTTCCGGAAAGCCCGTAACCGACGCACTCCCGAGTATGTGACGGACGATAACTACTTTAAGCAGCCCGATGGACTAGTGACACTAACCTACCCGTACGAGGCTCTGCCTGTTCCGGATAACGGCCGCTACCGCCTGCACAACGAGATAGACGATTGCATTGTATGCGACCTCTGCGCCAAGATCTGTCCGGTAAACTGCATTACCATCGAGTCTGTGAAAGCGACGGAAGAGATTGGCACCACGTCCGACGGGACTAAAAAGCGCCTGTATGCGCCTGTATTCGATATCGACCTGGCGCAATGCTGCTACTGTGGCTTGTGCACCACCGTGTGCCCTACTGACTGCCTGACTATGACGCCGGTGTATGATTTTGCGGAAGTAGACATCAAAAACATGGTTTACCACTTTACCGACCTCACGCCGGAACAGGCCGAAGAAAAGAAGCAGCTGCTGGCCAGGCAGCAGGAAGAAATGGCGGCTGCCAAAGCTGTGGCACTGGCAGCAAGAAAACAGGGGTGA
- a CDS encoding complex I subunit 1/NuoH family protein has product MLAFVLTLVLLLGIVIVLAYAERKVAAFMQDRLGPTEAGPYGSLQAVLDVLKLLQKEDIVPAAADKNLFKLAPVLIFAAVFAGFAVIPFTPSLVPAGIGIGVFYLLAIISLDVVGLLMAGWGSNNKYAMLGAMRSVAQIVSYEVPAGLAILSAVMICQSLDFQEISYQQGALINQFPGQEYEMNWLFGIKALGINTTLVGGITTWNIFRAPLLLVSFVIYFIASLAESNRAPFDIPEAESELVAGFHVEYSGFRFAVLFLAEYSMMVLVSLVAVVLFLGSWNTPLPNIGPVSLAYWTSGTVGEWSSILWGGFWLLSKTFVLLFLQLQIRWTYPRLRVDQLMHLCWKVLTPLALAVVLGAGIWRLLMV; this is encoded by the coding sequence ATGCTTGCTTTTGTGCTGACACTTGTACTCTTGCTCGGGATCGTGATCGTGCTGGCGTATGCGGAGCGGAAAGTGGCAGCTTTTATGCAGGACCGCCTGGGGCCAACCGAGGCCGGCCCGTATGGTTCGCTGCAAGCGGTGCTGGACGTGCTCAAGCTGCTCCAGAAAGAAGACATTGTGCCCGCCGCTGCCGATAAAAATCTTTTCAAACTTGCCCCTGTACTTATCTTCGCCGCTGTTTTCGCGGGCTTTGCCGTCATCCCGTTCACGCCTTCGCTGGTGCCGGCCGGTATTGGCATTGGCGTATTTTATTTGCTTGCCATAATCTCGCTCGATGTGGTGGGCTTGCTAATGGCGGGCTGGGGTTCTAATAACAAGTATGCCATGCTGGGCGCGATGCGCTCGGTGGCCCAGATCGTGTCGTATGAGGTACCGGCGGGGCTGGCCATACTTTCGGCGGTGATGATCTGCCAGTCGCTGGATTTCCAGGAGATCAGTTACCAGCAGGGGGCGCTCATAAACCAATTTCCGGGGCAGGAATATGAAATGAACTGGCTCTTTGGCATCAAAGCCCTGGGTATAAACACCACCTTGGTTGGCGGCATCACGACCTGGAACATTTTCCGGGCACCCTTGCTGCTGGTTTCGTTTGTGATCTACTTTATTGCCTCGCTGGCCGAGAGCAACCGCGCGCCTTTCGATATTCCGGAGGCAGAATCGGAGTTGGTAGCAGGATTTCACGTAGAATACTCGGGCTTCCGGTTTGCCGTGCTGTTTCTGGCTGAGTATAGTATGATGGTGCTGGTAAGCCTGGTAGCCGTTGTGCTTTTCCTGGGTAGCTGGAATACGCCGCTGCCGAACATTGGCCCTGTGAGCCTGGCTTACTGGACCTCGGGCACGGTAGGGGAATGGTCAAGTATACTTTGGGGCGGCTTCTGGCTGCTGAGCAAAACCTTTGTGCTGCTGTTTCTGCAGCTGCAGATCCGCTGGACGTATCCGCGCCTGCGCGTGGACCAGCTCATGCACCTGTGCTGGAAAGTGCTCACGCCCCTGGCGCTGGCTGTCGTGTTAGGTGCCGGCATCTGGCGGCTGTTAATGGTTTGA
- a CDS encoding NADH-quinone oxidoreductase subunit J family protein yields MLFYLFAILAVVSGAYMVLTRNLLYAGFSLLITLLSIAGIYVLLFADFIAVTQLMVYVGGVLVLILFGIMLSSRVRDKSVRSENGNIVWGGLVSGLILVGLSYAIRRANISSLPWLQTTEMDVLGNQKSTVQTIGIKLMTDVVLPFELASLLLLIALMGAAYIATDKPKV; encoded by the coding sequence GTGCTTTTCTACCTCTTTGCCATACTAGCCGTCGTTTCAGGAGCCTACATGGTGCTGACGCGTAACCTGCTGTATGCCGGTTTTTCGCTGCTGATCACGCTGCTAAGTATAGCCGGCATTTACGTGCTGCTGTTCGCCGATTTTATTGCCGTTACCCAACTGATGGTGTATGTGGGCGGGGTGCTGGTGCTTATCCTTTTCGGCATCATGCTCAGCAGCCGGGTGCGGGATAAGTCGGTGCGCTCTGAGAACGGCAATATTGTTTGGGGAGGGCTGGTGTCCGGACTTATACTTGTGGGCTTGAGTTATGCGATCCGGAGGGCAAACATCAGTTCGCTACCGTGGCTGCAAACAACCGAGATGGATGTGCTGGGCAACCAGAAAAGTACCGTTCAAACTATAGGCATCAAGCTGATGACCGATGTAGTGCTGCCTTTTGAACTGGCTTCCCTGCTGCTGCTGATCGCACTGATGGGGGCCGCGTACATTGCCACCGATAAACCCAAAGTATAA
- a CDS encoding RDD family protein: MHTASTILTPTTLKRTSLYGSLANRFVASLVDTTLLVFWYTIVLYSTIRTPDHTYTWKDLLLENDFSLLKLLLVGKMLFLNSYFPVLHWLYYTLLESSPKQATVGKFTLGLKVTDVRGKRITFAQANLRYFSKIISALPAGMGFLLILSTRRNQMLHDYIARTVVVSE; this comes from the coding sequence ATGCACACGGCTTCCACTATTCTGACTCCCACCACCTTAAAGCGTACCTCGCTTTACGGCAGCCTGGCAAACCGTTTCGTCGCCAGTTTGGTTGATACCACCCTGCTGGTTTTCTGGTATACGATCGTGCTCTATTCTACTATCCGGACGCCCGACCACACATATACCTGGAAAGATCTGTTGCTGGAAAACGATTTTAGCCTACTCAAATTGCTGCTGGTGGGCAAAATGCTGTTTCTCAACAGCTACTTCCCTGTGCTGCACTGGCTCTACTATACCTTGCTGGAATCTTCTCCAAAGCAGGCCACTGTGGGCAAATTTACGCTTGGGCTAAAAGTAACCGATGTGCGGGGCAAACGCATCACGTTTGCACAGGCAAACCTGCGCTATTTCTCTAAAATAATTTCGGCCCTGCCGGCCGGCATGGGGTTCCTGCTGATCCTGTCGACGCGCCGTAACCAGATGCTGCACGACTACATAGCACGCACCGTCGTAGTCTCTGAATAG
- a CDS encoding complex I subunit 4 family protein — MTDFILSSLIFTPLLAALVVLVLPMRLQLPIKAAALLGALAQLVLAVFLYFRFDGAALANGQQGYQFAEKLHWIGFSLGTLGRFQIDYFVGVDGISISMVLLTGIVGVIGVISSWNIKKNIKGYFLLYLLLLTSVMGCFLALDFFLFYLFFEFMLLPMYFLIGIWGGPKREYAAIKFFIYTLVGSLLILIVMIGLYTSVIDPVATATQLGLLQKGVASADAIRQVQQLLQQNAISSADLVRTFSIPAMMEPANFIPDSLLHVLSGVQLWHLPIRFIAFLLLFAGFAIKVPSVPVHTWLPDAHVEAPTPISVLLAAILLKVGGYGLIRIVYPVFPDAGAYFAILVGGLGVLSIIYGALNALAMNDLKKLIAYSSVSHMGFVLLGLASLTTEGVNGAVYMMFSHGIISAMLFLLVGVIYDRAHNRAIQNFRGLARVMPAYTTFVVIAFFASLGLPGFSGFISELLVLMGGFSAPEANGLLPRWLTVVAVLGLLLAAAYYLWALQRMFFGKFWIFPELRQKAKITDLSFREYLMLVPLALLALLFGIFPNLLLNKISVAVNGITELVLQNGQEQLHMVLSTLVK, encoded by the coding sequence TTGACTGATTTTATACTTAGCAGCCTTATTTTTACGCCTTTGCTGGCCGCACTTGTGGTGCTGGTGTTGCCCATGCGCCTGCAACTGCCCATAAAAGCGGCGGCGCTGCTGGGTGCGCTGGCGCAGCTGGTGCTGGCTGTATTTTTATACTTCCGCTTTGATGGCGCGGCCTTAGCAAACGGGCAGCAGGGTTACCAGTTTGCGGAGAAGCTCCACTGGATCGGGTTTTCGCTTGGTACGCTGGGGCGGTTTCAGATCGATTATTTTGTGGGCGTGGATGGCATCAGCATCAGCATGGTGCTGCTCACAGGTATTGTTGGCGTGATCGGCGTTATCTCGTCCTGGAACATCAAAAAGAACATCAAAGGATATTTTCTGCTTTACCTGCTGCTGCTTACCAGCGTGATGGGCTGCTTTCTGGCGCTCGATTTCTTTTTGTTCTATCTCTTCTTTGAGTTCATGCTGCTGCCCATGTATTTCCTGATCGGCATCTGGGGCGGGCCAAAGCGTGAATATGCAGCCATCAAGTTCTTCATTTATACCCTGGTGGGCTCGCTGCTCATCCTGATCGTGATGATCGGGCTTTATACTTCGGTGATCGATCCGGTAGCTACCGCTACGCAACTAGGGCTGTTGCAGAAAGGCGTTGCTTCTGCAGATGCCATCAGGCAGGTGCAGCAGCTCCTGCAGCAAAATGCGATCAGCAGCGCCGACCTGGTGCGCACCTTCAGCATTCCGGCCATGATGGAGCCGGCCAACTTTATACCGGATAGTTTGCTGCATGTATTGTCGGGCGTACAGCTTTGGCACCTGCCGATCCGGTTTATCGCGTTCCTGCTGCTGTTTGCCGGCTTTGCCATCAAAGTGCCGTCGGTGCCGGTGCATACCTGGCTGCCCGATGCGCACGTGGAGGCGCCAACGCCCATTTCGGTGTTGCTGGCAGCCATACTTTTGAAAGTGGGCGGCTATGGCCTGATCCGGATCGTGTACCCGGTTTTTCCGGATGCGGGCGCTTACTTCGCCATACTTGTCGGGGGCCTGGGGGTGTTGTCCATCATCTATGGTGCCCTGAATGCGCTGGCCATGAACGACCTCAAAAAGCTGATCGCCTACTCGTCGGTGTCGCACATGGGTTTTGTGTTGCTGGGGCTTGCCTCGCTTACCACCGAGGGCGTGAACGGGGCTGTTTACATGATGTTCAGCCACGGCATTATTTCGGCCATGCTGTTCCTGCTGGTAGGGGTGATCTATGACCGAGCTCATAACCGGGCTATCCAGAACTTTCGGGGCCTTGCCCGGGTGATGCCGGCTTATACTACCTTTGTGGTGATCGCCTTTTTTGCGTCGCTGGGGTTGCCGGGTTTTTCGGGTTTCATTTCCGAATTACTGGTGCTGATGGGCGGCTTTAGTGCGCCGGAAGCTAACGGCCTGTTGCCGCGCTGGCTTACGGTTGTAGCCGTGTTAGGCCTGCTGCTGGCAGCGGCCTACTACCTGTGGGCCTTGCAGCGCATGTTCTTTGGCAAGTTTTGGATCTTTCCGGAGCTTCGGCAGAAAGCAAAGATTACGGACCTCAGTTTCAGGGAATACCTGATGCTGGTGCCGCTTGCCTTGCTGGCCCTGCTCTTTGGCATTTTCCCAAATCTGCTCCTCAATAAGATCAGTGTGGCCGTGAACGGGATAACAGAACTGGTGCTGCAAAACGGGCAGGAGCAGCTGCATATGGTGCTGTCAACTTTGGTTAAATAA
- the nuoK gene encoding NADH-quinone oxidoreductase subunit NuoK, translating into MEQIPLEHILLLSAVIFSLGILAVITKRHAVVVLMGIELIFNAANLNLVAFSRYDPSLMQGQLFALFVIVVAAAEAAVALAIVLRVYQYFKTANLSEIATVDK; encoded by the coding sequence ATGGAACAGATTCCGCTGGAACATATTCTTTTACTGAGCGCTGTGATTTTCAGCCTCGGCATCCTGGCCGTGATCACCAAACGCCATGCCGTGGTAGTGCTGATGGGTATTGAGCTGATCTTTAATGCCGCTAACCTCAACCTGGTAGCGTTTAGCCGTTACGACCCGTCGCTGATGCAGGGGCAACTGTTTGCCTTGTTCGTGATTGTGGTGGCCGCCGCCGAAGCTGCCGTGGCGCTGGCCATTGTGCTGCGCGTGTACCAGTATTTTAAAACCGCCAACCTGAGCGAGATTGCCACTGTGGATAAGTAG
- the nuoL gene encoding NADH-quinone oxidoreductase subunit L: MELTSLLKPLAATSQTDLALVVLLLPLLAFMLLFFFGKRLPRQGDWLAIGLSAITLALSVWLFTQTWHTATFHTRTTWFSLPGGTMAPFTAGILLDNLTVLMLVLVTFISTLVQLFSVGYMHGGKGYSRYFAYLGLFTFSMLGIVLVDNLLLLFMFWELVGFSSYLLIGFWFERPAAVAANKKAFLVNRVGDMGLLLGLFAFYTFFRTFDLEALRTLVSSGSWLQGEFTVSYTLHGHAWLVEASPLFLTLAGLGLFMGCVGKSAQFPLQVWLPDAMQGPTPVSSLIHAATMVAAGVYLLARCYAFFTPVALTVIAVVGATTALIGAIAALTQYDIKAVLAFSTISQLGYMVMGMGTGGHDAALFHLTTHAFFKAALFLNAGIIIHAMHRGMHHLSLTENLDPQDIRNMGGLRKVMPLTFYTYLLAAAALAGLPLFSGFLSKDAILAGSWAWAQTMGGGLYFIVPIIGFTVVLLTAFYMARHLWFIFFGSFRAPFAVQALRLSVGQEVERVMALPVLLLGALSLGIFFSLNPLSFSSSWLLQGISLEALTTHSTLLAENLVQAVSARDEANHTLHIVFGVLSALLALAGIGIAVSRYKNKPAGMLQHSRPHGALGNLSYQQLYFNQVYQRAFVRPALLLARGLYRVDKRVIDYTLNYGSKWLVVFAKIMAWFDRLVVDGLVWLVAALSRLVGGLGRNLQNGKVQSYYAYSLFGFILIILYIVLF; encoded by the coding sequence TTGGAGCTGACCTCACTTTTAAAGCCTCTGGCCGCTACCTCTCAGACGGATCTTGCGTTGGTGGTGCTATTGCTGCCGCTGTTGGCTTTTATGCTGCTGTTCTTCTTCGGTAAGCGCCTCCCGCGCCAGGGCGACTGGCTGGCCATTGGCCTATCAGCAATAACGCTTGCGTTGTCAGTCTGGTTGTTTACGCAAACCTGGCATACCGCTACTTTTCATACCCGCACCACCTGGTTCAGCCTTCCCGGTGGAACGATGGCCCCCTTCACTGCAGGCATCCTGCTCGACAACCTCACCGTGCTGATGCTGGTGCTGGTTACTTTCATTTCCACGCTGGTGCAGCTCTTTTCGGTGGGCTACATGCACGGCGGCAAAGGCTACAGCCGCTACTTTGCTTACCTGGGCCTTTTTACGTTCAGCATGCTGGGCATTGTGCTGGTCGATAACCTGCTGCTGCTTTTCATGTTCTGGGAACTGGTAGGCTTCTCCTCGTACCTGCTTATCGGCTTCTGGTTCGAGAGGCCGGCAGCGGTAGCGGCGAATAAAAAAGCTTTTCTGGTGAACAGGGTAGGAGATATGGGGCTGCTGCTGGGGCTGTTTGCTTTTTATACTTTCTTCCGCACCTTCGACCTGGAAGCGCTGCGTACCCTGGTGAGCAGCGGCAGCTGGCTACAGGGCGAGTTTACTGTTTCCTATACTTTACACGGCCATGCCTGGCTGGTGGAAGCCAGTCCGCTGTTCCTGACGCTGGCCGGCCTGGGACTTTTTATGGGCTGCGTGGGCAAGTCGGCACAGTTTCCGTTGCAGGTGTGGCTGCCCGATGCCATGCAGGGCCCTACACCGGTTTCCTCGCTCATCCATGCGGCAACCATGGTAGCGGCAGGCGTATACCTGCTGGCACGCTGCTACGCTTTTTTTACCCCGGTTGCCCTAACCGTTATAGCGGTTGTGGGCGCTACCACAGCCCTGATCGGTGCTATCGCCGCGCTCACGCAATACGACATCAAAGCCGTACTGGCCTTTTCGACTATTTCGCAGCTTGGGTATATGGTAATGGGTATGGGCACAGGCGGGCACGATGCAGCGCTTTTTCATCTTACCACCCATGCTTTTTTTAAAGCAGCGCTCTTTCTCAATGCCGGTATCATTATCCATGCTATGCACCGGGGCATGCACCACCTGTCACTTACAGAAAACCTGGACCCGCAGGACATCCGCAACATGGGTGGCCTGCGCAAGGTAATGCCGCTCACATTTTATACGTATCTGCTGGCGGCGGCGGCGCTGGCCGGGCTTCCGCTGTTTTCGGGCTTCCTTTCTAAAGATGCCATCCTGGCGGGCAGCTGGGCGTGGGCACAAACCATGGGCGGCGGTTTATACTTTATAGTGCCGATCATCGGGTTTACGGTGGTGCTGCTCACAGCTTTTTACATGGCCCGGCACCTATGGTTCATTTTCTTTGGCAGCTTCCGGGCGCCTTTTGCGGTGCAGGCGCTCCGGCTTTCAGTGGGGCAGGAGGTAGAACGGGTAATGGCCCTGCCTGTCCTTTTGCTCGGCGCCTTATCGCTGGGGATCTTCTTTTCCCTTAACCCGCTTAGCTTCAGCAGCAGCTGGCTGCTGCAGGGCATAAGCCTGGAGGCCCTGACCACGCACAGCACCTTACTGGCTGAAAACCTGGTGCAGGCGGTGAGCGCCCGCGACGAGGCAAATCATACCCTGCATATTGTATTCGGCGTTCTGTCGGCGTTGTTGGCCCTGGCAGGTATCGGCATTGCCGTCAGCAGGTATAAAAACAAGCCGGCCGGCATGCTGCAGCACAGCCGCCCACACGGCGCGCTTGGCAATTTATCCTACCAGCAGCTATACTTTAACCAGGTATACCAGCGGGCTTTTGTACGGCCGGCGTTGTTGCTGGCCCGGGGCCTGTACCGGGTAGATAAGCGCGTGATCGATTATACCCTGAACTATGGCAGCAAATGGCTGGTGGTTTTTGCTAAAATAATGGCCTGGTTCGACCGCCTGGTAGTGGATGGCTTGGTGTGGCTGGTGGCAGCGCTCTCGCGGTTGGTAGGCGGGCTGGGCCGCAACCTGCAAAATGGCAAAGTGCAGAGCTACTATGCTTATTCTCTTTTCGGATTTATTTTGATTATACTATACATCGTCCTGTTTTGA